Genomic segment of Clostridia bacterium:
ACCTACCAGGGCAGCAACCGGAAATTTCGCCCTCCCTTCCTCAGTTACAGCCTTCCAAATAAGTTCCACATTCCAGCCCCCGTAATACAAACCTCGACCAATTCGCCGGTATGAATGCCTGGCTTTTGATTAAACACAACTACCTTATTGGTTCTGGTTCGGCCAGAAAGCTGGGCAGGATCAGTCTTACTTGGCCCCTCCACCAATACCTCTAAGCATTTTCCTACCAGTTTTTGGTTTGCCATAAGAGTCAGGCGGTTTTGGACTCGAATTAGCTGTTGAATCCTCTCTTTCTTCATCGTCGAAGGTACTTCGTTCTTAAGCCCATAAGCAGCAGTGCCAGGTCGCGGAGAATAGACAAAAGTAAAGGCTTGATCGAAATGTAGCTTTTCCACCAGATCCATCGTGTCAGCAAAGTCTTGGTCCGACTCGCCGGGAAAGCCCACGATTAAATCAGTAGTAATGCTAACTTCTGGGTTCTCCTGCCGGATTTCTTCCACCAATTCCATATATTGTTCCCGGGAATAACGGCGATTCATCTGGGCTAAGATACGGTTGCTCCCTGATTGTACCGGCAGGTGCACATGTTCACATACCTTTGACAGGTCGCGGATTGCTAGAATCAACCTACGGTCAAAGTCTTTGGGGTGAGAAGTTACAAAGCGAATTCTGGATACGCCGTCAATTGCATTTATCTTTTCTAGCAAATCAGGAAACCTAATA
This window contains:
- the miaB gene encoding tRNA (N6-isopentenyl adenosine(37)-C2)-methylthiotransferase MiaB; its protein translation is MKFFIKTFGCQMNQYDSEILAALLTQKGYEEANNENEADVIILNSCAVRQKAEDKMYSLLGRLKSMKKQNPNLLLGVGGCVPQQPGVAQEIRKRIPEVDFVFGTHNVCNVPELIAQAQRQEKPIVEVVDEPLKKAELVFPRRAAGVNAFVTISSGCNNYCSYCIVPYTRGPEISRSPEAIVKEVQEAVQEGFREITLLGQNVNSYGKDLGVSIRFPDLLEKINAIDGVSRIRFVTSHPKDFDRRLILAIRDLSKVCEHVHLPVQSGSNRILAQMNRRYSREQYMELVEEIRQENPEVSITTDLIVGFPGESDQDFADTMDLVEKLHFDQAFTFVYSPRPGTAAYGLKNEVPSTMKKERIQQLIRVQNRLTLMANQKLVGKCLEVLVEGPSKTDPAQLSGRTRTNKVVVFNQKPGIHTGELVEVCITGAGMWNLFGRL